In the genome of Leeuwenhoekiella sp. MAR_2009_132, one region contains:
- a CDS encoding PD-(D/E)XK nuclease family protein, which translates to MTTFIDEIIQDLLNSEIPLSQTVIVLPSKRAGSFFTKNLKKKLKDEICFLPKTLSIEELVEDISGLVPASQTQLQVELYHIYRKQFNQGEPEPFLNFLGWGQTLLGDFNEIDRYLISTKSFFDYLSAIKELNHWSIDTTSTLVSNYLIFWKSIELYYNNYKTHLENLGLGYQGMLYRKAVETIDSYLKENTQNYFFCGFNALNSAEQTIIKKFLERSTTKIYWDIDPYFLKDENHVASTFIKGYLKNWKELNATNSIIPQKVSYYNSEKTICATGISQNIGQIKYTGQLLSKLSQEELENTAVILGDEALLLPLLNSLPSNVLALNVTMGLPLQQVAQAAFFENWFQLQLNRQESGYYYKDVLSILDQQYAILLLGDARLKIKKEITQKNLVYINPLRLENDAVHSAALKLIFNPWLNNSENALTSILGTIQLLKEILLPQKNWLQLEFLHAFLELFTQLKNLNDSYTYLGDIKTLKQFYRELLSKETLDFRGDPYSGLQIMGVLESRVLDFKNIIITSLNEGTFPSGKSQNSFIPFDLKIEYKLPTYREKDAIYAYHFFRLLQRSEKINLLFNNEAGGLNSGEKSRFLLQLATDPEVKYTYSEQTASASVSLKPKKLKHIEKTPQIIEAIKKHAQSGLSPSALTTYIRNPVDFYYKYVLGIQELDEVEDIIAHNTLGTVVHETLEKLYEPYINTILTADILKKMMSSVDKEVRKQFDIWYNAVHIDTGKNLIIFNVAKQFVRNFLMQEQRDINDGNEIIIKALESKYSVPIWEGIVLKGTVDRIDRVNNVLRILDYKTGKVDKYHLVIKEWEDLITDYDKQSKAFQVLCYALMLYKSEGLPEFTEAGIISFKNLNAGFLKLNKDQNASVTTELLETFESYLLKLINEILDINTAFVEKEV; encoded by the coding sequence TTTTTACCAAAAACTTTGAGCATAGAAGAACTTGTAGAAGATATCTCAGGGCTCGTACCTGCTTCTCAAACTCAACTTCAAGTAGAGCTCTATCACATTTATAGAAAACAATTTAATCAAGGCGAACCCGAACCCTTTTTAAACTTTTTAGGTTGGGGACAAACCTTATTGGGAGATTTTAATGAAATAGACCGATACCTCATTTCTACAAAATCATTTTTTGACTACCTAAGTGCAATTAAAGAACTCAATCACTGGTCAATAGATACAACTTCTACTCTAGTCTCAAATTATCTCATATTCTGGAAATCTATTGAACTGTATTATAACAACTATAAAACACACTTAGAGAATCTTGGTCTCGGTTATCAGGGAATGCTTTATAGAAAAGCGGTAGAAACTATTGACAGTTACCTAAAAGAGAATACTCAGAATTATTTTTTTTGCGGTTTTAACGCACTTAACTCTGCAGAACAAACCATTATAAAAAAATTCTTAGAACGATCTACCACAAAAATTTACTGGGATATAGATCCTTACTTTTTAAAGGATGAGAATCACGTTGCCAGCACTTTTATAAAAGGATACCTCAAAAACTGGAAAGAATTAAATGCTACAAATTCTATAATTCCTCAAAAGGTCTCCTATTATAATTCAGAAAAAACCATATGTGCAACCGGGATCTCTCAAAATATAGGACAGATTAAATATACTGGCCAGCTACTTTCAAAACTCTCTCAGGAAGAACTAGAAAATACCGCCGTGATATTAGGAGACGAAGCACTTTTGCTTCCTCTTTTAAACTCATTGCCATCAAATGTTTTAGCTCTCAATGTAACCATGGGGTTACCCTTACAACAAGTTGCCCAGGCTGCATTTTTTGAAAATTGGTTTCAGTTACAACTCAACAGACAGGAAAGCGGGTATTATTATAAAGATGTCCTTTCTATACTCGATCAGCAATATGCCATTCTACTCTTAGGTGACGCACGACTAAAGATTAAAAAAGAAATCACTCAAAAAAACCTGGTTTATATAAATCCGCTCCGATTAGAAAATGATGCAGTGCATTCAGCGGCTTTAAAATTAATTTTCAATCCGTGGCTCAATAATAGCGAGAACGCACTTACTTCAATCTTAGGAACAATCCAGTTGTTGAAAGAAATTTTGCTTCCGCAGAAAAACTGGTTGCAATTAGAATTTTTACACGCCTTTTTAGAGCTCTTTACGCAACTTAAAAATCTTAACGACAGCTACACGTATCTGGGAGATATAAAAACCCTTAAACAGTTTTATAGAGAGCTTTTAAGTAAAGAGACGCTCGATTTTAGGGGTGATCCTTATTCTGGACTTCAAATAATGGGAGTTCTTGAATCTCGGGTACTTGATTTTAAAAATATAATCATTACATCGCTCAATGAAGGGACATTTCCTTCTGGTAAGAGTCAAAATAGTTTTATTCCTTTTGATTTAAAAATTGAATATAAACTGCCCACTTACAGAGAGAAAGATGCCATTTATGCATATCACTTCTTTAGATTGCTTCAGCGTTCAGAAAAAATAAACCTTTTATTCAATAATGAAGCAGGCGGTTTAAATAGTGGTGAAAAAAGCAGATTTCTACTTCAGCTTGCTACAGACCCAGAGGTTAAGTATACCTACAGCGAACAAACCGCAAGTGCTTCTGTAAGTTTAAAACCAAAAAAACTCAAGCATATTGAGAAAACGCCTCAGATAATAGAAGCTATTAAAAAACATGCGCAATCTGGCCTTTCCCCTTCTGCATTAACCACCTATATAAGAAATCCTGTAGATTTTTATTATAAATACGTTTTAGGAATACAAGAATTAGATGAAGTAGAAGATATTATTGCGCACAACACATTAGGAACCGTTGTTCATGAAACGCTAGAAAAACTTTATGAGCCCTATATAAATACGATACTTACTGCAGATATTTTAAAAAAAATGATGTCTTCAGTAGATAAAGAAGTGCGCAAACAATTTGACATCTGGTATAATGCAGTCCATATAGATACTGGTAAAAACCTGATTATTTTTAATGTCGCTAAACAATTTGTTCGTAATTTTTTAATGCAAGAGCAGCGTGATATCAATGATGGAAATGAAATCATAATAAAAGCCCTTGAATCAAAATACAGTGTGCCTATTTGGGAAGGCATTGTACTTAAAGGCACGGTTGACCGAATAGACCGGGTAAACAATGTTTTGCGCATTCTTGATTATAAAACAGGTAAAGTAGACAAATACCATCTTGTAATTAAAGAATGGGAAGATCTAATTACAGATTACGACAAACAGTCTAAAGCTTTTCAGGTTTTGTGTTATGCTTTGATGCTTTATAAAAGTGAAGGTCTGCCAGAATTCACGGAAGCTGGTATAATTTCATTTAAAAACTTAAATGCCGGATTTTTAAAACTTAACAAAGACCAAAACGCTTCAGTAACCACAGAGCTTCTGGAAACTTTTGAAAGTTATCTTCTTAAGTTAATTAATGAAATACTAGATATAAACACTGCTTTTGTAGAAAAAGAGGTTTAA
- a CDS encoding thioredoxin family protein, with protein MKKFLFFTLFATLTVFSTNAQEWKTNFSEAKKEATKLDQPIILVFQGSDWCAPCIKLDKEVWSTEAFKKYAKDHFVMLQADFPRKTKNALPEDQQARNNKLAETYNKNGYFPFVVVLDHAGKVLGQAGYEKTTPEAYIKKLEAFTK; from the coding sequence ATGAAAAAGTTTCTTTTTTTCACGCTATTCGCAACGCTAACCGTGTTTAGCACAAATGCTCAGGAATGGAAAACCAATTTTTCTGAAGCAAAAAAGGAAGCGACTAAGCTAGATCAACCTATTATACTCGTTTTTCAAGGCTCAGACTGGTGTGCGCCGTGCATTAAGTTAGATAAAGAAGTATGGTCAACAGAAGCATTTAAAAAATATGCTAAAGATCATTTTGTAATGCTTCAAGCAGATTTTCCTAGAAAAACTAAAAATGCATTACCTGAAGATCAACAAGCACGTAACAATAAACTTGCTGAAACCTATAACAAAAATGGGTATTTTCCGTTTGTGGTAGTTTTAGATCATGCTGGTAAAGTACTTGGACAAGCCGGTTATGAGAAGACAACTCCAGAGGCTTACATTAAAAAGCTTGAGGCTTTCACAAAGTAA
- a CDS encoding FAD:protein FMN transferase, whose translation MKHILPILILLLSFNLNAQQTFKRTLKLMGSRFDITVVAQNQEKADAFINLAIAEITRIEKLISSWDANSQTSAINKNAGIKAVAVDAELFDLITRAISISKLTDGAFDISYASMDKIWKFDGSMTQMPDAATITASVDRVGFNKIQLDASSHTVFLPDAGMKIGFGAIGKGYAADKAKALLISKGVSAGIINASGDMNTWGKQPDGSTWKVAITNPMNKNKVFALLPLINSAVVTSGNYEKFVSFNDTRYSHIIDPRTGYPASGIISATVFAPKAELADALATSVFVMGIEVGLNRINQLPNIECIIIDDTGKIYKSDHIEIKDHD comes from the coding sequence TTGAAACACATACTCCCTATTTTAATTCTGCTCTTAAGTTTTAACTTAAATGCACAACAAACATTTAAGCGAACTTTAAAGCTAATGGGAAGCCGTTTTGATATAACGGTTGTCGCTCAAAATCAGGAGAAGGCAGATGCTTTTATAAATCTGGCTATAGCCGAAATTACACGAATTGAAAAACTAATTTCTTCATGGGATGCTAATTCTCAAACTTCAGCAATAAATAAAAATGCCGGTATTAAAGCCGTTGCAGTAGATGCAGAATTATTTGACCTCATCACACGAGCAATTTCCATTTCTAAACTTACAGATGGCGCTTTTGACATTAGTTACGCCTCAATGGATAAAATATGGAAGTTTGATGGAAGCATGACCCAAATGCCAGATGCAGCAACGATAACCGCTTCTGTAGATCGCGTAGGTTTTAATAAAATTCAATTAGATGCTTCCTCTCACACCGTTTTTTTGCCAGATGCAGGAATGAAAATTGGCTTTGGTGCAATAGGTAAAGGCTATGCTGCAGATAAAGCTAAAGCGCTATTGATTTCTAAAGGTGTTTCTGCAGGTATTATAAATGCATCAGGAGACATGAATACCTGGGGAAAGCAACCTGATGGAAGCACCTGGAAAGTTGCAATTACAAACCCTATGAATAAAAATAAGGTTTTTGCGTTACTCCCTTTAATAAATAGTGCTGTTGTAACATCTGGCAACTATGAAAAGTTCGTATCTTTTAATGATACAAGATATAGTCACATTATAGACCCGCGAACAGGGTATCCTGCTTCCGGAATTATAAGTGCAACTGTGTTTGCTCCAAAGGCTGAATTAGCAGACGCATTAGCAACTTCTGTATTTGTTATGGGGATTGAGGTGGGACTTAATAGGATTAATCAATTGCCTAATATTGAGTGTATTATAATTGACGATACCGGTAAAATATATAAATCAGACCATATAGAAATTAAAGATCATGATTAA
- a CDS encoding DUF4266 domain-containing protein, with product MIKKILLLSSLSLYFTSCVAVKEYEKVAINDPDMVLSDKPADRNVSTFHSYREAAVGANGGKTGGGCGCN from the coding sequence ATGATTAAAAAAATTCTTCTGTTGAGCTCTCTTAGCTTGTACTTCACCAGTTGTGTTGCGGTAAAAGAGTACGAGAAAGTAGCAATAAATGATCCTGATATGGTTCTTTCAGATAAGCCGGCAGATCGCAATGTTTCTACCTTTCATTCCTATAGAGAAGCGGCGGTAGGCGCTAATGGAGGTAAAACCGGTGGTGGCTGCGGTTGTAATTAA
- a CDS encoding DUF3570 domain-containing protein — MQLFKISFGALLVLSFSAVHAQEENQEAYKKRVLETTEVDFLSSYYAQDGANAAVTGGIGTEELTDATGTIVISIPLNDDDVLTIDAGVSAYTSASSSNINPFDGSNAANAFQASSGASSSDLWSNINGIYSHSSTDRNKIWTAKASVSSEYDYFSVGFGGSYTWLFNEKNTELSVNGNIYLDSWKTIYPIELRPGSVYGDANYNPQFIPFDHTNRNSYAVGFGFSQILSKKLQASLALDLVQQSGLLSTPFQRIYFSDKPDVMVEDFQLADDIERLPDTRSKIAAGGRLNYYLNSRVVLRSYYRFYADDWGITSHTASLEIPIKIIDKFTLYPSYRYYTQTAADQFAGYEQHASTDEFYTSDFDLSAYDANQFGFGANYTDIFTKFHIFQFGLKSIDLKYYNYKRNTGLSSNIITAGIKFVQD; from the coding sequence ATGCAATTATTTAAAATAAGTTTTGGGGCTTTATTAGTACTTTCATTCTCTGCAGTACACGCACAGGAAGAAAATCAGGAAGCATATAAAAAAAGAGTTTTAGAAACTACTGAAGTTGATTTTTTAAGTAGCTATTATGCTCAGGATGGCGCTAACGCTGCTGTAACGGGAGGTATAGGCACAGAAGAGCTTACTGATGCTACGGGTACGATTGTAATTTCGATACCGCTAAACGACGATGATGTGTTAACTATAGATGCGGGGGTTTCTGCATACACATCTGCTTCCTCCAGTAACATCAATCCGTTTGATGGTAGCAACGCTGCAAATGCTTTTCAGGCTTCATCTGGCGCTTCTAGTAGTGATTTATGGTCAAACATAAACGGTATTTACAGCCATAGCAGTACTGATCGCAATAAAATATGGACAGCAAAAGCATCTGTCTCTTCAGAATATGATTACTTCTCAGTAGGTTTTGGTGGAAGCTACACCTGGTTATTTAATGAGAAAAACACAGAATTAAGTGTAAATGGTAATATCTACCTAGATTCCTGGAAAACGATTTATCCTATTGAATTACGCCCAGGAAGCGTTTACGGAGATGCAAATTACAATCCGCAATTTATACCTTTTGACCATACAAATAGAAACTCTTATGCTGTAGGTTTTGGGTTCTCTCAAATACTTTCTAAAAAATTACAGGCATCGCTAGCATTAGATTTAGTTCAGCAAAGTGGTTTACTTTCTACCCCGTTTCAACGTATTTATTTTAGCGATAAGCCAGATGTTATGGTTGAAGATTTTCAGCTTGCAGATGATATCGAGCGATTACCTGATACGCGATCAAAAATAGCCGCCGGCGGAAGATTAAATTATTACTTAAATTCAAGAGTGGTGCTACGCTCTTATTACCGTTTTTATGCAGATGACTGGGGGATTACTTCACACACAGCAAGTTTAGAAATTCCGATAAAAATCATAGATAAATTTACGCTGTACCCATCTTACAGGTATTATACGCAAACCGCCGCAGATCAATTTGCAGGTTATGAGCAACACGCTTCTACAGACGAGTTTTACACCTCAGATTTTGACCTCTCTGCGTATGATGCAAATCAGTTTGGCTTCGGTGCAAACTATACAGATATCTTTACAAAATTCCACATCTTTCAATTTGGTTTAAAAAGTATAGATCTTAAGTATTACAACTACAAGCGCAATACTGGATTGAGCTCAAACATCATTACAGCAGGTATAAAATTTGTTCAGGATTAA
- a CDS encoding M1 family metallopeptidase, which translates to MNYLSKKIAFATLVIGAISGSQAQETKINNQPLFSEFLEHSGNEFRTATGQPGEHYWQNETDYVIEATLNEQAQSISGKVTLTYTNNSPQDLDFIWMHLEQNRFTETSRGTLTTPISGNRYNGDVNGGYTITNLAAKVKRSTSSKHIITDTRMQVFFDEPIPANGGEATVSMNFTYKIPKDGMDRMGRVDTKNGTIFALAQWFPRAAVLDDIEGWNIEPYLGAGEFYLDYGDYDFKITAPYNHIVVASGELQNAKDIMSSKMRDRMDQAKNSDKTVYIINPEELNDMSLRAKQSGTLTWHFKMENTRDVAFASSKAFIWDAAKINLPGGKKAVAQSVYPIESSGQDAWSRSTEYTKNAIENYSNMWFEYPYPTAVNVAAEIGGMEYPGLSFCSWKSKGESLWGVTDHEFGHNWFPMIVGSNERRYAWMDEGFNTFINYYSTLKFNNGEYPANLSKVRNTVGWFNSPNREGIDTYPDATNLRNLGMTAYYKPAQGLFMLREYILGPERFDNAFKSYIKHWAYKHPQPKDFFNHIENVAGENLAWFWKGWFYGTGNIDIAIENVKQNEGNYIISISNKGEVPMPVKMEVTFDDNTTERIALPVEIWQRGNTWNYLLETTKTVNKVELDPDKIITDINFENDFWKAAQK; encoded by the coding sequence ATGAATTATTTAAGCAAAAAAATTGCTTTTGCAACCTTAGTTATTGGTGCCATATCAGGTAGTCAGGCACAAGAAACCAAAATTAATAACCAGCCTCTTTTTAGCGAGTTTCTAGAGCACAGTGGTAATGAATTTCGCACTGCAACCGGCCAGCCCGGTGAACATTATTGGCAAAATGAAACCGATTATGTTATTGAAGCTACATTAAACGAGCAGGCTCAATCTATTAGCGGAAAAGTCACCCTTACTTATACTAACAACAGCCCACAAGATCTAGATTTTATCTGGATGCATCTGGAGCAAAACCGTTTTACAGAAACATCTAGAGGTACGCTTACCACTCCTATCTCCGGCAATCGCTATAATGGTGATGTAAACGGTGGGTATACCATAACAAATCTCGCTGCTAAAGTAAAGCGCAGCACTTCTTCAAAACACATAATTACAGATACTCGCATGCAAGTGTTTTTTGACGAGCCCATTCCTGCAAATGGTGGTGAAGCGACGGTATCAATGAATTTTACATACAAAATACCTAAAGACGGAATGGACCGTATGGGACGGGTTGATACAAAAAACGGGACTATTTTTGCTTTAGCACAATGGTTTCCTAGAGCTGCAGTACTTGATGATATTGAGGGGTGGAATATTGAGCCATATTTAGGTGCGGGTGAATTTTATCTGGATTATGGGGATTATGATTTTAAAATTACAGCACCTTATAATCATATCGTAGTGGCTTCAGGCGAATTGCAAAATGCAAAAGACATAATGTCTTCAAAAATGCGTGATCGCATGGATCAAGCTAAAAATAGCGATAAAACAGTTTACATTATAAATCCTGAAGAACTCAATGATATGTCATTGCGTGCAAAACAAAGCGGCACATTAACCTGGCATTTTAAAATGGAGAACACGCGTGATGTGGCCTTTGCCTCTTCAAAAGCCTTTATTTGGGATGCTGCTAAAATAAATTTACCCGGCGGTAAAAAAGCAGTTGCACAGTCTGTATATCCTATTGAAAGTTCTGGTCAGGATGCGTGGTCTCGCTCTACCGAATACACAAAAAATGCGATTGAAAACTATTCTAACATGTGGTTTGAATACCCATACCCTACTGCTGTTAATGTAGCCGCAGAAATAGGCGGTATGGAATATCCCGGTTTGAGTTTTTGCAGCTGGAAATCTAAAGGCGAAAGCTTATGGGGAGTTACAGATCACGAGTTTGGTCACAACTGGTTTCCTATGATTGTAGGCTCAAACGAACGTCGTTATGCGTGGATGGATGAAGGTTTCAACACCTTTATAAACTACTACAGTACTTTAAAATTTAATAATGGTGAGTATCCTGCAAATCTTAGTAAAGTACGCAATACTGTAGGCTGGTTTAACAGTCCTAACCGCGAGGGTATAGATACCTACCCAGATGCTACTAACTTAAGAAACTTAGGTATGACCGCTTATTACAAACCTGCACAAGGTTTATTTATGTTGCGTGAGTACATTTTAGGACCAGAACGATTTGATAATGCATTTAAATCTTATATAAAACACTGGGCGTACAAGCATCCCCAGCCTAAAGATTTTTTCAACCATATAGAAAATGTGGCCGGCGAAAATCTTGCCTGGTTCTGGAAAGGATGGTTCTACGGCACCGGTAATATTGATATTGCAATTGAAAACGTAAAACAGAACGAAGGTAATTATATCATTAGTATTTCAAATAAAGGAGAAGTACCTATGCCTGTAAAAATGGAAGTTACATTTGATGACAATACAACAGAACGAATAGCGCTTCCTGTAGAAATCTGGCAACGTGGCAATACCTGGAACTACTTATTAGAAACTACTAAAACAGTAAATAAAGTTGAACTTGATCCTGATAAAATCATCACAGATATCAATTTTGAAAACGATTTTTGGAAAGCAGCTCAAAAATAG
- a CDS encoding voltage-gated chloride channel family protein, with protein sequence MNVIKLKSAFSSIEQLPALFYLLKWLFICTLIGAIAGSISAFFLISLDWVTNYRESHLWIIALLPLGGFIVGLSYHLFGNSVVKGNNLLLEEFHNPKKIIPFKMAPLVLFGTLATHLFGGSAGREGTAVQIGGAVADQFTKIFNLSNRDRKILLIAGISAGFASVFGTPLAGGIFALEVLILGRIRLDAIVPSFLAAVLADYFCTLWNVTHTQYHIDSITVMNPQNLVWALLVGIIFGLVSMLFSKSTHFWSALFKRYIKYPPLRPFVGGAIIAIAVYALGTTKYIGLGIPTIVDSFTMSMNSYDFLIKILFTSFTLGAGFKGGEVTPLFYIGATLGNALIWFVPLPIDLLAGMGFVAVFAGATNTPIACTVMGIELFGIESGVFIALACSTAYLFSGHSGVYASQIIGSPKTKTFDDEKGAHLSEISEKRKMN encoded by the coding sequence ATGAATGTAATAAAATTAAAATCCGCATTTTCTTCGATAGAGCAACTTCCTGCCCTGTTTTATCTTTTAAAATGGCTCTTTATCTGTACACTAATAGGTGCTATTGCAGGAAGCATATCGGCATTCTTTCTAATTAGTCTCGATTGGGTGACAAATTATAGAGAGTCTCACCTATGGATTATTGCTTTACTCCCTCTAGGCGGATTTATAGTAGGCCTATCTTACCATTTATTCGGAAACAGTGTTGTAAAAGGGAATAATTTACTGCTTGAAGAGTTTCACAACCCTAAAAAAATTATTCCATTTAAAATGGCGCCTTTGGTTCTTTTTGGCACTTTAGCAACTCATTTGTTTGGAGGTTCTGCAGGACGAGAAGGTACTGCGGTACAAATAGGAGGGGCAGTTGCAGACCAGTTTACAAAAATCTTTAACCTCTCAAACCGTGATCGCAAAATTTTACTTATTGCAGGTATTAGTGCCGGTTTTGCTTCCGTTTTTGGAACTCCATTAGCTGGAGGAATATTTGCTTTAGAAGTACTTATATTGGGGAGAATACGTCTTGATGCTATTGTTCCCAGTTTTTTAGCGGCAGTACTTGCCGATTATTTTTGTACCCTATGGAATGTCACACACACCCAGTATCATATAGATTCTATCACAGTTATGAATCCCCAGAATTTAGTATGGGCATTACTAGTCGGAATCATTTTTGGACTTGTAAGCATGCTTTTTTCAAAATCTACACACTTTTGGAGTGCTTTATTTAAAAGATATATAAAATATCCTCCGCTTAGACCATTTGTAGGCGGCGCAATAATTGCAATAGCGGTATATGCCCTAGGTACAACAAAATATATTGGTTTAGGAATCCCTACCATTGTAGATTCATTTACGATGTCAATGAATTCTTACGACTTTTTAATTAAAATATTATTTACATCATTCACACTCGGGGCAGGCTTTAAAGGTGGCGAAGTAACACCCTTATTTTATATAGGAGCAACCTTGGGTAATGCCCTAATTTGGTTTGTGCCGTTGCCTATAGATTTGCTGGCAGGAATGGGATTTGTAGCAGTATTTGCAGGAGCTACAAACACACCTATCGCCTGTACTGTTATGGGAATTGAGTTATTTGGGATAGAATCTGGAGTTTTTATAGCCTTAGCGTGTAGCACCGCTTATCTATTTTCAGGACACTCGGGAGTATACGCTTCTCAAATAATAGGAAGTCCAAAAACCAAAACGTTTGATGATGAAAAGGGCGCACATTTATCTGAAATTTCTGAAAAGCGTAAAATGAATTGA
- a CDS encoding universal stress protein, producing MKTIFLPLGNQTLSKTNVKYILELARVLKATLYVSKLYKEPARSGGLPKTLNVSQITAQEIEEQLSAFNTEGIKVRVKPLEGDDWVEAVGKFHQKTNLDLIVLTPKHHNVNQANFLGKTAGSLLRNTETAVLVVPVDYEYKPISRILMAVKSGIVHDKRTLDPLRTIKKRYKADVRLLQIKTPNYLPEDSEFDANLGELVDTYKSTENATVFQGLLEHLNENKPDMICVFKRKRGFFEKLWDDDSVKKADFESRTPLLVLKEQQ from the coding sequence ATGAAAACTATTTTCCTTCCACTTGGTAATCAAACTCTTTCAAAAACCAATGTCAAGTATATTCTTGAACTGGCACGTGTGCTTAAAGCAACGCTTTATGTATCTAAATTGTACAAAGAGCCGGCGCGATCTGGGGGTTTACCTAAAACGCTTAACGTTTCTCAAATTACAGCTCAGGAAATAGAAGAGCAGTTGAGCGCTTTTAATACGGAAGGTATAAAAGTACGCGTAAAACCGCTTGAAGGAGATGACTGGGTAGAGGCCGTGGGGAAATTTCATCAGAAAACAAACCTTGATTTAATTGTGCTCACACCGAAACATCACAACGTAAATCAAGCAAACTTTTTAGGTAAAACTGCAGGTAGTTTGCTTAGAAATACTGAGACTGCCGTATTAGTCGTTCCAGTTGATTATGAGTATAAACCCATAAGTCGTATTCTTATGGCTGTAAAGTCTGGTATTGTTCACGATAAACGCACATTAGATCCTTTACGTACAATTAAAAAACGCTACAAGGCAGATGTTAGGCTTTTACAAATTAAGACTCCTAATTACTTACCAGAAGATTCTGAATTTGATGCAAACTTAGGCGAACTCGTCGACACTTATAAATCTACAGAGAATGCTACTGTTTTTCAGGGTTTGTTAGAGCATCTTAATGAAAATAAACCTGATATGATTTGTGTTTTTAAACGCAAACGTGGCTTTTTTGAAAAGCTTTGGGACGATGACTCTGTAAAAAAGGCCGACTTTGAAAGTCGGACACCACTACTGGTCTTAAAAGAGCAGCAGTAA
- a CDS encoding GNAT family N-acetyltransferase — translation MIRKAKLSEIESILNLTRACAMAMIENNIYQWNDHYPSHQAFEEDIKRDELFVFAQGEKITGTIVISALKDEIYEQVNWLTPGDADSIYIHRLAVHPDSQGQGIAQQLMNFAEGFAKENKYVSVRLDTFSKNPRNNIFYTKRGYHKLQEIYFPKQSEFPFYCYELVF, via the coding sequence ATGATACGCAAGGCAAAACTCTCAGAAATAGAATCAATTCTTAATCTTACCCGTGCGTGTGCAATGGCTATGATTGAGAACAACATATATCAATGGAATGATCATTACCCGTCTCATCAGGCCTTTGAAGAAGACATAAAACGTGACGAGCTCTTTGTTTTTGCTCAAGGCGAAAAAATAACAGGTACCATTGTGATTTCTGCTTTAAAAGATGAAATCTATGAGCAGGTTAACTGGCTTACTCCCGGAGACGCTGATTCTATCTATATTCATAGACTCGCTGTGCATCCTGATTCACAAGGTCAGGGCATTGCGCAGCAACTTATGAATTTTGCTGAAGGTTTTGCTAAAGAGAATAAGTATGTTTCAGTACGGCTAGACACCTTTAGTAAAAACCCCCGAAACAATATATTTTACACAAAACGCGGCTATCATAAGCTTCAGGAAATTTATTTTCCGAAGCAAAGCGAGTTTCCGTTTTACTGCTACGAACTTGTATTTTAA